A genomic stretch from Falco cherrug isolate bFalChe1 chromosome 1, bFalChe1.pri, whole genome shotgun sequence includes:
- the ERN1 gene encoding serine/threonine-protein kinase/endoribonuclease IRE1 isoform X1 — protein sequence MEPLRRRLSLGALLLLSLLSPRPGNTSSVTVPETLLFVSTLDGSLHAVSKRTGAIKWTLKEDPVLQVPIHVEEPAFLPDPNDGSLYTLGGKNSEGLTKLPFTIPELVQASPCRSSDGILYMGKKQDIWYVIDLMTGEKQQTLTSSFAESLCPSASLLYLGRTEYTITMYDTKKKELRWNATYFDYAATLPDEDIKYKMSHFVSNGDGLVVTVDSESGDVLWIQNYASPVVAFYIWQREGLRKVMHTNVGIETLRYLTFMSGEVGHITKWKYPFPKETETKSKLTPTLYVGKYSTSLYASPSMVHEGVTVVPRGSAIPLLEGPKTEGVTIEDNGECVITPSTDVKFSSGLKEKNKLNYWNDWLLIGHHETPLSAPTKILEKFPSNLPKRPENVIPADSDKATIEEVIEIVEGSSAEVPPAVPKDIEEKPAQPITRPEAPVDSMLKDMATIILSTFLLVGWVAFIITYPMSVHQQQQRQHQLEEKIQLLQQQKLPFRAPSDLPPEADFLDASCGRTESSAASTPNMSPRASNHSAYSSISTSDAGSCLSTEQEEGDEDVNRVMVGKISFNPKDVLGHGAEGTIVYRGTFDNRDVAVKRILPECFSFADREVQLLRESDEHPNVIRYFCTEKDRQFQYIAIELCAATLQEYVEQKPFSHHGLQPITLLQQTTSGLAYLHSLSIVHRDLKPHNILISMPNAHGKVKAMISDFGLCKKLAVGRHSFSRRSGVPGTEGWIAPEMLSEDCKENPTYTVDIFSAGCVFYYVVSEGSHPFGKSLQRQANILLGAYSLESLNAGRHEDIVARDLIEQMINMDPQKRPSASCVLKHPFFWSLEKQLQFFQDVSDRIEKESLDGPIVKQLERGGREVVKMDWREHITVPLQTDLRKFRSYKGGSVRDLLRAMRNKKHHYRELPPEVQETLGSIPDDFVRYFTARFPRLLLHTYSAMRICCRERLFQHYYHQDAAERSLAGDAV from the exons ATCCTGTACTCCAGGTGCCAATACATGTGGAAGA GCCAGCATTTCTTCCAGACCCAAATGATGGCAGTTTGTATACACTTGGTGGCAAGAATAGTGAAGGCTTGACT aAACTGCCATTTACTATCCCAGAGCTGGTGCAAGCATCTCCCTGCCGCAGTTCAGATGGGATTCTGTACATGG GTAAAAAGCAGGATATTTGGTACGTGATTGACCTCATGACTGGGGAGAAACAGCAGACCTTGACTTCCTCATTTGCAGAAAGTCTTTGCCCGTCAGCATCCCTCCTGTATCTTGGGAGAACAG agtACACTATCACAATGTATGACACCAAGAAGAAGGAGCTGCGGTGGAATGCCACCTATTTTGATTACGCAGCTACTCTGCCTGACGAAGacataaaataca AGATGTCCCACTTTGTGTCTAATGGAGATGGGCTGGTGGTGACGGTGGACAGTGAGTCTGGGGACGTACTGTGGATTCAGAACTACGCTTCTCCTGTGGTAGCCTTTTACATCTGGCAACGTGAAGGATTACGGAAAGTTATGCACACTAATGTGGGGATAGAAACTCTGCGGTACTTGACATTCATGTCTGGGGAGGTTGGACACATTACCAAGTGGAAATACCCTTTTCCGAAGGAAACAGAGACCAAGAGCAAACTGAC accaACTCTGTATGTAGGGAAATACTCCACAAGTTTGTACGCATCGCCATCAATGGTGCATGAAGGAGTAACTGTTGTG CCCCGCGGCAGTGCCATACCCTTACTAGAGGGTCCGAAAACAGAAGGCGTCACAATTGAAGACAATGGCGAGTGTGTTATCACCCCCAGTACGGATGTGAAGTTTTCGAGTGgactgaaggaaaagaacaaactCAACTACTGGAACGACTGGCTTTTAATAG GGCACCATGAAACACCACTATCTGCTCCTACAAAGATCCTGGAGAAATTCCCAAGCAACTTACCTAAGAGGCCTGAAAACGTGATTCCAGCTGACTCTGACAAAGCCACTATTGAAGAG GTTATTGAAATCGTTGAAGGTTCTTCAGCAGAAGTGCCACCTGCTGTTCCGAAGGATATTGAGGAGAAACCTGCTCAGCCCATCACCCGGCCCGAGGCTCCGGTGGACTCCATGTTGAAAGACATGGCCACGATCATCCTCAGCACCTTCCTGCTTGTGGGCTGGGTGGCTTTTATCATCACTTACCCAATG AGCGTACACCAGCAGCAACAGAGGCAGCATCAGCTGGAAGAGAAGatacagctcctgcagcaacagaAGCTGCCCTTCCGTGCTCCCAGTGATCTCCCTCCCGAAGCAGATTTCTTGGATGCCTCCTGTGGGCGGACAGAGAGCTCGGCTGCCAGCACCCCAAACATGTCCCCCAGAGCATCAAACCATTCTGCGTATTCCAGCATCTCCACATCTGACGCTGGGAGCTGCCTCTCCACTGAGCAAGAGGAGGGAG ATGAAGATGTGAACAGGGTGATGGTTGGCAAGATTTCATTTAACCCAAAAGATGTATTGGGACATGGAGCTGAAGGGACAATTGTTTACAG GGGCACATTTGACAACCGTGATGTCGCAGTGAAAAGAATTCTTCCCGAGTGCTTCAGCTTTGCAGACCGTGAAGTACAGCTGCTGCGAGAGTCAGATGAACATCCTAATGTGATCCGCTACTTCTGCACAGAGAAGGACCGGCAGTTTCAGTACATAGCCATCGAGCTGTGTGCTGCCACTTTACAGGAG TACGTTGAGCAGAAGCCCTTCAGTCACCATGGCTTACAACCCATCACTCTCCTGCAACAGACGACATCTGGTCTTGCTTACCTGCACTCCCTCAGTATTG TCCACAGGGACCTGAAGCCCCATAACATCCTCATCTCGATGCCTAATGCCCATGGGAAGGTCAAAGCTATGATTTCAGACTTTGGACTGTGCAAGAAGCTGGCAGTGGGCAGGCACAGCTTTAGCCGCCGGTCGGGCGTGCCAGGCACCGAAGGGTGGATCGCCCCGGAGATGCTGAGTGAAGACTGCAAAGAGAACCCC ACATATACCGTGGACATCTTTTCAGCTGGCTGTGTCTTTTATTATGTGGTATCTGAAGGCAGCCATCCCTTTGGCAAATCTCTGCAGCGGCAAGCCAACATTCTGCTGGGTGCATACAGCCTGGAGTCTTTAAATGCAGGGAGGCATG aagacaTAGTTGCTCGTGATTTAATAGAGCAGATGATAAACATGGACCCTCAGAAACGTCCGTCTGCCAGCTGTGTGCTAAAACACCCATTCTTTTGGAGTTTAGAAAAACAGCTCCAGTTTTTTCAG GATGTTAGTGACCGGATAGAGAAGGAATCCTTAGATGGTCCCATAGTCAAGCAATTAGAAAGAGGCGGAAGAGAGGTGGTGAAGATGGACTGGAGGGAGCACATCACTGTTCCTCTTCAGACAG ACCTCCGAAAATTCAGGTCCTATAAAGGAGGCTCAGTACGGGATCTTCTGAGGGCAATGAGAAATAAG AAGCACCACTACAGAGAACTGCCTCCCGAGGTGCAGGAGACGCTGGGCTCCATCCCGGATGATTTTGTACGTTACTTCACAGCTCGTTTCCCTCGCCTGCTCCTGCACACCTACAGCGCTATGCGCATCTGCTGCCGAGAAAGGCTGTTCCAGCATTACTATCATCAGGACGCTGCAGAGCGGAGCCTGGCAGGAGACGCTGTTTGA
- the ERN1 gene encoding serine/threonine-protein kinase/endoribonuclease IRE1 isoform X2 — protein MEPLRRRLSLGALLLLSLLSPRPGNTSSVTVPETLLFVSTLDGSLHAVSKRTGAIKWTLKEDPVLQVPIHVEEPAFLPDPNDGSLYTLGGKNSEGLTKLPFTIPELVQASPCRSSDGILYMEYTITMYDTKKKELRWNATYFDYAATLPDEDIKYKMSHFVSNGDGLVVTVDSESGDVLWIQNYASPVVAFYIWQREGLRKVMHTNVGIETLRYLTFMSGEVGHITKWKYPFPKETETKSKLTPTLYVGKYSTSLYASPSMVHEGVTVVPRGSAIPLLEGPKTEGVTIEDNGECVITPSTDVKFSSGLKEKNKLNYWNDWLLIGHHETPLSAPTKILEKFPSNLPKRPENVIPADSDKATIEEVIEIVEGSSAEVPPAVPKDIEEKPAQPITRPEAPVDSMLKDMATIILSTFLLVGWVAFIITYPMSVHQQQQRQHQLEEKIQLLQQQKLPFRAPSDLPPEADFLDASCGRTESSAASTPNMSPRASNHSAYSSISTSDAGSCLSTEQEEGDEDVNRVMVGKISFNPKDVLGHGAEGTIVYRGTFDNRDVAVKRILPECFSFADREVQLLRESDEHPNVIRYFCTEKDRQFQYIAIELCAATLQEYVEQKPFSHHGLQPITLLQQTTSGLAYLHSLSIVHRDLKPHNILISMPNAHGKVKAMISDFGLCKKLAVGRHSFSRRSGVPGTEGWIAPEMLSEDCKENPTYTVDIFSAGCVFYYVVSEGSHPFGKSLQRQANILLGAYSLESLNAGRHEDIVARDLIEQMINMDPQKRPSASCVLKHPFFWSLEKQLQFFQDVSDRIEKESLDGPIVKQLERGGREVVKMDWREHITVPLQTDLRKFRSYKGGSVRDLLRAMRNKKHHYRELPPEVQETLGSIPDDFVRYFTARFPRLLLHTYSAMRICCRERLFQHYYHQDAAERSLAGDAV, from the exons ATCCTGTACTCCAGGTGCCAATACATGTGGAAGA GCCAGCATTTCTTCCAGACCCAAATGATGGCAGTTTGTATACACTTGGTGGCAAGAATAGTGAAGGCTTGACT aAACTGCCATTTACTATCCCAGAGCTGGTGCAAGCATCTCCCTGCCGCAGTTCAGATGGGATTCTGTACATGG agtACACTATCACAATGTATGACACCAAGAAGAAGGAGCTGCGGTGGAATGCCACCTATTTTGATTACGCAGCTACTCTGCCTGACGAAGacataaaataca AGATGTCCCACTTTGTGTCTAATGGAGATGGGCTGGTGGTGACGGTGGACAGTGAGTCTGGGGACGTACTGTGGATTCAGAACTACGCTTCTCCTGTGGTAGCCTTTTACATCTGGCAACGTGAAGGATTACGGAAAGTTATGCACACTAATGTGGGGATAGAAACTCTGCGGTACTTGACATTCATGTCTGGGGAGGTTGGACACATTACCAAGTGGAAATACCCTTTTCCGAAGGAAACAGAGACCAAGAGCAAACTGAC accaACTCTGTATGTAGGGAAATACTCCACAAGTTTGTACGCATCGCCATCAATGGTGCATGAAGGAGTAACTGTTGTG CCCCGCGGCAGTGCCATACCCTTACTAGAGGGTCCGAAAACAGAAGGCGTCACAATTGAAGACAATGGCGAGTGTGTTATCACCCCCAGTACGGATGTGAAGTTTTCGAGTGgactgaaggaaaagaacaaactCAACTACTGGAACGACTGGCTTTTAATAG GGCACCATGAAACACCACTATCTGCTCCTACAAAGATCCTGGAGAAATTCCCAAGCAACTTACCTAAGAGGCCTGAAAACGTGATTCCAGCTGACTCTGACAAAGCCACTATTGAAGAG GTTATTGAAATCGTTGAAGGTTCTTCAGCAGAAGTGCCACCTGCTGTTCCGAAGGATATTGAGGAGAAACCTGCTCAGCCCATCACCCGGCCCGAGGCTCCGGTGGACTCCATGTTGAAAGACATGGCCACGATCATCCTCAGCACCTTCCTGCTTGTGGGCTGGGTGGCTTTTATCATCACTTACCCAATG AGCGTACACCAGCAGCAACAGAGGCAGCATCAGCTGGAAGAGAAGatacagctcctgcagcaacagaAGCTGCCCTTCCGTGCTCCCAGTGATCTCCCTCCCGAAGCAGATTTCTTGGATGCCTCCTGTGGGCGGACAGAGAGCTCGGCTGCCAGCACCCCAAACATGTCCCCCAGAGCATCAAACCATTCTGCGTATTCCAGCATCTCCACATCTGACGCTGGGAGCTGCCTCTCCACTGAGCAAGAGGAGGGAG ATGAAGATGTGAACAGGGTGATGGTTGGCAAGATTTCATTTAACCCAAAAGATGTATTGGGACATGGAGCTGAAGGGACAATTGTTTACAG GGGCACATTTGACAACCGTGATGTCGCAGTGAAAAGAATTCTTCCCGAGTGCTTCAGCTTTGCAGACCGTGAAGTACAGCTGCTGCGAGAGTCAGATGAACATCCTAATGTGATCCGCTACTTCTGCACAGAGAAGGACCGGCAGTTTCAGTACATAGCCATCGAGCTGTGTGCTGCCACTTTACAGGAG TACGTTGAGCAGAAGCCCTTCAGTCACCATGGCTTACAACCCATCACTCTCCTGCAACAGACGACATCTGGTCTTGCTTACCTGCACTCCCTCAGTATTG TCCACAGGGACCTGAAGCCCCATAACATCCTCATCTCGATGCCTAATGCCCATGGGAAGGTCAAAGCTATGATTTCAGACTTTGGACTGTGCAAGAAGCTGGCAGTGGGCAGGCACAGCTTTAGCCGCCGGTCGGGCGTGCCAGGCACCGAAGGGTGGATCGCCCCGGAGATGCTGAGTGAAGACTGCAAAGAGAACCCC ACATATACCGTGGACATCTTTTCAGCTGGCTGTGTCTTTTATTATGTGGTATCTGAAGGCAGCCATCCCTTTGGCAAATCTCTGCAGCGGCAAGCCAACATTCTGCTGGGTGCATACAGCCTGGAGTCTTTAAATGCAGGGAGGCATG aagacaTAGTTGCTCGTGATTTAATAGAGCAGATGATAAACATGGACCCTCAGAAACGTCCGTCTGCCAGCTGTGTGCTAAAACACCCATTCTTTTGGAGTTTAGAAAAACAGCTCCAGTTTTTTCAG GATGTTAGTGACCGGATAGAGAAGGAATCCTTAGATGGTCCCATAGTCAAGCAATTAGAAAGAGGCGGAAGAGAGGTGGTGAAGATGGACTGGAGGGAGCACATCACTGTTCCTCTTCAGACAG ACCTCCGAAAATTCAGGTCCTATAAAGGAGGCTCAGTACGGGATCTTCTGAGGGCAATGAGAAATAAG AAGCACCACTACAGAGAACTGCCTCCCGAGGTGCAGGAGACGCTGGGCTCCATCCCGGATGATTTTGTACGTTACTTCACAGCTCGTTTCCCTCGCCTGCTCCTGCACACCTACAGCGCTATGCGCATCTGCTGCCGAGAAAGGCTGTTCCAGCATTACTATCATCAGGACGCTGCAGAGCGGAGCCTGGCAGGAGACGCTGTTTGA
- the ERN1 gene encoding serine/threonine-protein kinase/endoribonuclease IRE1 isoform X3, which produces MYDTKKKELRWNATYFDYAATLPDEDIKYKMSHFVSNGDGLVVTVDSESGDVLWIQNYASPVVAFYIWQREGLRKVMHTNVGIETLRYLTFMSGEVGHITKWKYPFPKETETKSKLTPTLYVGKYSTSLYASPSMVHEGVTVVPRGSAIPLLEGPKTEGVTIEDNGECVITPSTDVKFSSGLKEKNKLNYWNDWLLIGHHETPLSAPTKILEKFPSNLPKRPENVIPADSDKATIEEVIEIVEGSSAEVPPAVPKDIEEKPAQPITRPEAPVDSMLKDMATIILSTFLLVGWVAFIITYPMSVHQQQQRQHQLEEKIQLLQQQKLPFRAPSDLPPEADFLDASCGRTESSAASTPNMSPRASNHSAYSSISTSDAGSCLSTEQEEGDEDVNRVMVGKISFNPKDVLGHGAEGTIVYRGTFDNRDVAVKRILPECFSFADREVQLLRESDEHPNVIRYFCTEKDRQFQYIAIELCAATLQEYVEQKPFSHHGLQPITLLQQTTSGLAYLHSLSIVHRDLKPHNILISMPNAHGKVKAMISDFGLCKKLAVGRHSFSRRSGVPGTEGWIAPEMLSEDCKENPTYTVDIFSAGCVFYYVVSEGSHPFGKSLQRQANILLGAYSLESLNAGRHEDIVARDLIEQMINMDPQKRPSASCVLKHPFFWSLEKQLQFFQDVSDRIEKESLDGPIVKQLERGGREVVKMDWREHITVPLQTDLRKFRSYKGGSVRDLLRAMRNKKHHYRELPPEVQETLGSIPDDFVRYFTARFPRLLLHTYSAMRICCRERLFQHYYHQDAAERSLAGDAV; this is translated from the exons ATGTATGACACCAAGAAGAAGGAGCTGCGGTGGAATGCCACCTATTTTGATTACGCAGCTACTCTGCCTGACGAAGacataaaataca AGATGTCCCACTTTGTGTCTAATGGAGATGGGCTGGTGGTGACGGTGGACAGTGAGTCTGGGGACGTACTGTGGATTCAGAACTACGCTTCTCCTGTGGTAGCCTTTTACATCTGGCAACGTGAAGGATTACGGAAAGTTATGCACACTAATGTGGGGATAGAAACTCTGCGGTACTTGACATTCATGTCTGGGGAGGTTGGACACATTACCAAGTGGAAATACCCTTTTCCGAAGGAAACAGAGACCAAGAGCAAACTGAC accaACTCTGTATGTAGGGAAATACTCCACAAGTTTGTACGCATCGCCATCAATGGTGCATGAAGGAGTAACTGTTGTG CCCCGCGGCAGTGCCATACCCTTACTAGAGGGTCCGAAAACAGAAGGCGTCACAATTGAAGACAATGGCGAGTGTGTTATCACCCCCAGTACGGATGTGAAGTTTTCGAGTGgactgaaggaaaagaacaaactCAACTACTGGAACGACTGGCTTTTAATAG GGCACCATGAAACACCACTATCTGCTCCTACAAAGATCCTGGAGAAATTCCCAAGCAACTTACCTAAGAGGCCTGAAAACGTGATTCCAGCTGACTCTGACAAAGCCACTATTGAAGAG GTTATTGAAATCGTTGAAGGTTCTTCAGCAGAAGTGCCACCTGCTGTTCCGAAGGATATTGAGGAGAAACCTGCTCAGCCCATCACCCGGCCCGAGGCTCCGGTGGACTCCATGTTGAAAGACATGGCCACGATCATCCTCAGCACCTTCCTGCTTGTGGGCTGGGTGGCTTTTATCATCACTTACCCAATG AGCGTACACCAGCAGCAACAGAGGCAGCATCAGCTGGAAGAGAAGatacagctcctgcagcaacagaAGCTGCCCTTCCGTGCTCCCAGTGATCTCCCTCCCGAAGCAGATTTCTTGGATGCCTCCTGTGGGCGGACAGAGAGCTCGGCTGCCAGCACCCCAAACATGTCCCCCAGAGCATCAAACCATTCTGCGTATTCCAGCATCTCCACATCTGACGCTGGGAGCTGCCTCTCCACTGAGCAAGAGGAGGGAG ATGAAGATGTGAACAGGGTGATGGTTGGCAAGATTTCATTTAACCCAAAAGATGTATTGGGACATGGAGCTGAAGGGACAATTGTTTACAG GGGCACATTTGACAACCGTGATGTCGCAGTGAAAAGAATTCTTCCCGAGTGCTTCAGCTTTGCAGACCGTGAAGTACAGCTGCTGCGAGAGTCAGATGAACATCCTAATGTGATCCGCTACTTCTGCACAGAGAAGGACCGGCAGTTTCAGTACATAGCCATCGAGCTGTGTGCTGCCACTTTACAGGAG TACGTTGAGCAGAAGCCCTTCAGTCACCATGGCTTACAACCCATCACTCTCCTGCAACAGACGACATCTGGTCTTGCTTACCTGCACTCCCTCAGTATTG TCCACAGGGACCTGAAGCCCCATAACATCCTCATCTCGATGCCTAATGCCCATGGGAAGGTCAAAGCTATGATTTCAGACTTTGGACTGTGCAAGAAGCTGGCAGTGGGCAGGCACAGCTTTAGCCGCCGGTCGGGCGTGCCAGGCACCGAAGGGTGGATCGCCCCGGAGATGCTGAGTGAAGACTGCAAAGAGAACCCC ACATATACCGTGGACATCTTTTCAGCTGGCTGTGTCTTTTATTATGTGGTATCTGAAGGCAGCCATCCCTTTGGCAAATCTCTGCAGCGGCAAGCCAACATTCTGCTGGGTGCATACAGCCTGGAGTCTTTAAATGCAGGGAGGCATG aagacaTAGTTGCTCGTGATTTAATAGAGCAGATGATAAACATGGACCCTCAGAAACGTCCGTCTGCCAGCTGTGTGCTAAAACACCCATTCTTTTGGAGTTTAGAAAAACAGCTCCAGTTTTTTCAG GATGTTAGTGACCGGATAGAGAAGGAATCCTTAGATGGTCCCATAGTCAAGCAATTAGAAAGAGGCGGAAGAGAGGTGGTGAAGATGGACTGGAGGGAGCACATCACTGTTCCTCTTCAGACAG ACCTCCGAAAATTCAGGTCCTATAAAGGAGGCTCAGTACGGGATCTTCTGAGGGCAATGAGAAATAAG AAGCACCACTACAGAGAACTGCCTCCCGAGGTGCAGGAGACGCTGGGCTCCATCCCGGATGATTTTGTACGTTACTTCACAGCTCGTTTCCCTCGCCTGCTCCTGCACACCTACAGCGCTATGCGCATCTGCTGCCGAGAAAGGCTGTTCCAGCATTACTATCATCAGGACGCTGCAGAGCGGAGCCTGGCAGGAGACGCTGTTTGA